From a region of the Fischerella sp. JS2 genome:
- a CDS encoding filamentous hemagglutinin N-terminal domain-containing protein produces the protein MKKRNHHFCIASLVSLCFLVKTDLIQAQVTSDGTLSTQVTTTDNLDFTIINGNKVGSNLFHSFREFSVPTGGSASFANDLDVKNIINRVTGGSISNIDGLIKTNGSANLFLINPNGIVFGPNASLNINGSFFASTAHSINFADGTQFSATNPQTAPLLTVNLPIGLQFGQTAQSIQIEGSNLQVLPGQTLAMLGGDVSVKGSRLFAPAGRIELGSVAPNSFVNLTPIVEGWALGYDGVQHFQDMQISQAAFIDTTGEGNGAMQLRGRNIAITSNSIVGGVTTGDKPGQPLTITASESVEVSGSSQDSASQLSTVTKATGAASDINIATKRLILRDGGIIETSTNGSGPGGNLTVNASESLQVLGGRDFSSLSVRSLSTDKDAGDAGTVQISTKNLILRDGGQILTSTLGAGNGGTLIVNAFESVEANGLIVLPRARFDTNGQIVIENINFPSGLLAQTIKFGFVTPTGKGGDIIINTQGLVIKDGASISVAAVNGSRGQAGTLDINASDFVTVTGSAIGRNNQTVPSTLLARSEGPGSAGDLRINTGKLTVQNGAEINANSQGSGRAGNLDITTDNLLLDNQGKLTANTTGGQGNINLHSGTLILRRGSGITTNATGNNVTGGNINIDTDNLVAVPQENSDITANSQDFRGGNVTINAQAIFGTQFQLKPTPLSDITATGANSQLNGNVQINIPDVDPSSGLVELSNIPIDRTQQIAQACSADQGNKFIITGRGGLPYLPNEALRTQNTVPLPWVRLDHRQVERRRESLPKSPISNQIVEATGWVVDKSGEVVLVAANTTPVSSWSTPAVCPGADNPTRLTAP, from the coding sequence GTTAAGAACATCATTAACCGCGTGACGGGAGGCTCAATCTCAAACATTGATGGACTAATTAAAACCAACGGTTCTGCCAACCTTTTTCTCATTAATCCCAATGGTATTGTCTTTGGCCCAAATGCCTCGTTAAACATCAACGGCTCTTTTTTCGCCAGTACAGCCCATAGTATCAACTTTGCTGATGGCACTCAATTCAGTGCTACTAATCCCCAGACAGCACCGTTACTAACAGTCAATCTCCCCATCGGTTTACAGTTTGGCCAAACTGCTCAATCAATCCAAATAGAAGGATCTAATTTACAAGTTCTGCCTGGTCAAACTTTAGCAATGTTGGGTGGTGATGTATCAGTTAAGGGTAGCAGGCTGTTTGCACCCGCAGGACGAATTGAGCTAGGAAGTGTCGCCCCTAACAGTTTTGTCAACCTGACTCCAATAGTTGAAGGTTGGGCTTTAGGATATGATGGCGTGCAACACTTCCAAGATATGCAAATATCCCAAGCGGCTTTCATTGATACAACAGGTGAAGGCAACGGTGCTATGCAATTGCGTGGTAGAAATATTGCAATCACTAGCAATTCAATAGTGGGGGGAGTTACCACTGGAGATAAACCAGGTCAACCTCTAACGATCACAGCCTCTGAATCTGTAGAGGTAAGTGGTTCCAGCCAGGATTCTGCTAGCCAGTTAAGTACTGTTACTAAAGCAACTGGAGCAGCAAGTGACATTAACATTGCAACAAAGCGCTTGATTCTTCGTGATGGTGGAATTATAGAAACGTCTACTAACGGTTCTGGTCCAGGAGGAAATTTAACTGTAAATGCCTCTGAATCTTTGCAGGTATTGGGAGGCAGAGATTTTTCTAGCCTCAGTGTTCGCAGTCTCAGTACTGACAAAGATGCTGGGGATGCGGGAACGGTGCAGATTTCCACTAAGAACTTGATTCTCCGTGATGGTGGACAGATATTAACCTCTACCCTTGGTGCTGGTAATGGGGGGACTTTGATAGTAAATGCTTTTGAATCCGTGGAAGCCAATGGTTTAATAGTGCTACCCCGTGCCAGATTTGACACAAATGGTCAAATAGTAATAGAAAATATCAATTTCCCTAGTGGTTTACTTGCCCAGACCATAAAATTCGGATTTGTCACACCCACAGGCAAAGGCGGGGACATAATCATCAACACCCAGGGTTTAGTCATCAAAGACGGTGCTAGTATTTCAGTCGCTGCTGTTAACGGTAGTCGAGGTCAGGCAGGAACATTAGATATCAATGCCTCGGATTTTGTAACAGTGACAGGTTCTGCCATTGGTCGGAACAATCAAACTGTTCCCAGCACCCTACTAGCTAGAAGTGAAGGGCCTGGTAGTGCGGGCGACTTGAGAATTAACACAGGGAAGTTGACTGTCCAAAACGGGGCAGAAATTAATGCCAATAGCCAAGGCTCAGGCAGAGCGGGCAACCTTGATATTACAACTGATAACTTGCTGCTAGACAATCAAGGCAAACTCACTGCTAATACTACAGGCGGACAGGGAAATATCAACCTACACTCTGGGACTTTAATCTTACGTCGTGGCAGTGGCATTACCACCAATGCTACTGGAAACAATGTTACTGGTGGCAATATTAATATTGATACAGACAATTTAGTTGCAGTTCCCCAAGAAAATAGTGATATTACTGCCAACTCTCAGGACTTCCGGGGGGGTAATGTCACCATCAATGCTCAAGCTATCTTTGGCACGCAGTTTCAGTTAAAACCCACACCTTTAAGTGATATCACCGCCACTGGGGCAAATTCCCAGTTAAATGGCAATGTCCAAATCAACATTCCAGATGTTGATCCCAGTTCCGGCTTAGTGGAACTATCAAATATTCCTATCGATCGCACTCAACAAATAGCACAAGCTTGTTCGGCTGATCAAGGCAATAAATTTATCATCACGGGGCGTGGCGGCTTGCCATATTTACCAAATGAAGCGCTCCGTACTCAGAATACAGTACCACTGCCTTGGGTAAGGCTCGACCATCGGCAGGTGGAAAGAAGGAGAGAGTCATTACCCAAGTCGCCAATTTCTAATCAAATTGTTGAGGCTACTGGTTGGGTAGTTGATAAATCTGGGGAGGTGGTATTGGTAGCAGCAAATACTACACCTGTGAGTTCTTGGTCAACTCCCGCAGTTTGTCCGGGGGCAGATAATCCCACCCGCCTAACAGCACCCTAA
- the galT gene encoding galactose-1-phosphate uridylyltransferase, translated as MYSHTLLKPDGRQLTLYSRYPIPENITATSPSNEPVQANPHLRWHPLRGEWVAYASHRQGRTFMPPPEYNPLAPTSNTKFPTELPQGKYDVAVFCNRFPSMSLAAHNPPTSIVETLPANGDCEVVVFTQNPHASLSSLELDHLDLLLQVWGDRTSVLGTNPHIQYVLPFENKGVEVGVTLHHPHGQIYAYPFIPPVPARMLEQQRRFYQENQRSLLEDLIQQEITENKRIIYQDEYAVAFVPVCARYPYEVWITPIQAVPSFDQLTPEQRWGLARALKTVTLKYDGLWNRPFPYLMAWFAAPTDGEAHPETHLHAEFYPPYRTSNKLKYLAGTELAAGMFVNDALPEEKAKELQAVAVNIEFQALLEI; from the coding sequence ATGTACTCCCACACACTGCTAAAGCCGGATGGTCGGCAACTGACCTTATACAGTCGTTACCCGATTCCAGAAAACATCACTGCTACCAGTCCCAGCAATGAACCTGTACAGGCAAATCCGCATTTGCGCTGGCATCCCTTACGTGGTGAATGGGTAGCTTATGCTTCTCACCGTCAAGGCCGGACTTTTATGCCGCCCCCAGAGTATAATCCGCTCGCACCTACTAGTAACACTAAGTTCCCAACAGAACTGCCCCAAGGTAAGTATGATGTGGCGGTATTTTGTAACCGCTTTCCCTCGATGAGCTTAGCTGCACACAATCCACCTACTAGCATCGTGGAAACCTTACCTGCTAATGGGGACTGCGAGGTAGTGGTTTTTACCCAAAACCCCCACGCCTCCCTCAGTTCTCTGGAGTTGGATCACCTCGATTTGCTGTTGCAAGTTTGGGGCGATCGCACTAGTGTCCTGGGGACAAATCCTCATATTCAGTACGTACTGCCATTTGAAAATAAGGGAGTAGAAGTAGGTGTAACTTTACATCATCCCCACGGGCAAATTTACGCCTATCCTTTTATTCCACCAGTTCCAGCACGGATGTTGGAGCAACAACGGCGATTTTACCAAGAAAATCAGCGCTCTTTGCTGGAGGATTTGATTCAACAGGAAATTACCGAAAACAAACGGATTATTTATCAAGATGAGTACGCTGTAGCCTTCGTCCCGGTATGCGCTCGTTACCCTTATGAAGTATGGATTACTCCTATTCAAGCAGTCCCTAGCTTTGATCAGCTAACTCCAGAACAACGCTGGGGACTTGCCAGGGCGTTAAAAACTGTGACTCTTAAGTATGACGGTTTGTGGAATCGCCCGTTTCCTTATCTGATGGCTTGGTTTGCTGCGCCAACAGATGGTGAAGCTCATCCGGAGACCCATTTACATGCTGAATTTTATCCTCCCTATCGAACAAGCAACAAACTTAAGTATCTGGCGGGAACGGAACTTGCTGCCGGAATGTTTGTTAATGATGCTTTACCAGAAGAGAAGGCGAAGGAGTTGCAGGCGGTAGCTGTAAATATCGAGTTTCAAGCTTTGTTAGAGATTTAA
- a CDS encoding dienelactone hydrolase family protein, whose protein sequence is MPQNLNRRTFIMASLATGFAVATHPVTAQTIKTSSTGLVAGEVKIPVADGTIPAYRAMPASGTSFPVVLVVQEIFGVHEYIQDICRRFAKLGYLAIAPELYARQGDVSKLTNIQEIISKVVSKVPDAQVLSDLDATVAWAAKSKGDVNRLGITGFCWGGRIVWLYAAHNPNLKAGVAWYGRLVGDSTPLQPQYPIDVAASLKAPVLGLYGGKDEGIPLSTVDKMRQALKTAKQPSEIIVYPNAGHGFHADYRPSYQKQAAVDGWKRLLAWFKQHGVGNG, encoded by the coding sequence ATGCCTCAGAATTTGAACAGACGCACATTCATCATGGCATCTCTAGCCACAGGTTTTGCTGTGGCAACTCATCCTGTTACTGCTCAAACAATTAAAACAAGTTCTACAGGGTTAGTTGCAGGTGAAGTAAAAATTCCTGTTGCTGATGGTACTATTCCCGCTTATCGAGCCATGCCTGCTTCTGGTACTAGCTTTCCGGTTGTGCTAGTAGTGCAAGAGATTTTTGGTGTTCACGAATATATTCAGGATATTTGCCGTCGCTTTGCCAAATTGGGATATTTAGCGATCGCTCCGGAATTATATGCCCGTCAGGGAGATGTTTCAAAACTCACTAATATTCAAGAAATTATCAGTAAGGTAGTGTCAAAAGTCCCTGATGCTCAAGTATTATCCGATCTGGACGCAACTGTTGCTTGGGCAGCAAAATCAAAAGGTGATGTGAATCGACTTGGTATTACAGGTTTTTGCTGGGGTGGACGCATTGTTTGGCTGTATGCAGCGCATAATCCCAACCTCAAAGCCGGAGTTGCCTGGTACGGACGTTTGGTGGGTGACTCTACACCGCTTCAGCCTCAGTATCCGATTGATGTTGCAGCCTCACTAAAAGCCCCAGTCCTTGGGTTGTATGGAGGTAAAGACGAAGGTATACCCCTGAGTACGGTTGACAAAATGCGGCAAGCTTTAAAAACAGCTAAGCAACCATCTGAAATCATTGTTTACCCAAATGCTGGCCACGGCTTTCATGCTGACTACCGTCCTAGCTACCAGAAACAAGCGGCTGTTGATGGATGGAAGCGTCTTTTGGCTTGGTTTAAGCAACATGGGGTTGGTAATGGGTAA
- a CDS encoding response regulator — MTTQKILIVDDEPNILILLEQAPEALEDEGVELITARNGEEALEIIKTEKPNLVFLDVMMPKMSGLEVCHAVKHELQMIDIYIVMLTAKGQEFDKQKGIDVGADLYLTKPFRPKEVLEKSMQVLGF, encoded by the coding sequence ATGACGACCCAGAAAATTCTCATTGTTGATGATGAGCCCAACATTCTAATCTTGTTGGAACAAGCCCCAGAAGCACTAGAAGATGAGGGAGTTGAACTAATAACTGCCAGAAATGGAGAAGAAGCCCTCGAAATAATCAAAACCGAAAAACCAAACCTGGTTTTTCTCGATGTGATGATGCCCAAGATGAGTGGTTTGGAGGTTTGCCACGCTGTTAAACATGAACTGCAAATGATTGACATCTACATTGTGATGTTAACAGCAAAGGGACAGGAATTTGATAAACAAAAAGGAATTGATGTTGGTGCTGATCTATATTTAACAAAACCATTTCGCCCTAAAGAAGTACTTGAAAAATCAATGCAGGTGTTGGGCTTTTAA